TGCAGAACGGCGCTTGCCTGCAGCTGTCGACCAACCAGGCGTGGCTGATCTACAACGGGAACGCGAGCTACGGTCCCGTCCCGGTGTCCCACGGGATGCCCGGCTACGAGACGCCGGTGGGCACGTTCCCGGTGCTGCGCAAGGTGAAGGACGACTGGAGCGTCCCGTACAACGCCCCGATGCCGAACTCGGTGTACTTCACCGCGGACGGCATCGCGTTCCACCAGGGCGACCCGAACGTCCAGTCGCACGGCTGCGTCCACCTGGGACCGCAGGAGTCGTCGGTGTTCTACGACAACCTGTTCCCCGGTGAGCAGGTCCAGGTAGTGCCTTAAGGGGCCGGCGCCTCAAGTGGCGTTGCTGGAGTGGCCCGGGAACAGGTGGGCGTCCGGGTTGAGCAGCACGGCGATGTTGTTCACCGCGGTGGCGGCCTCGCCGAACCCGGTGGCGATCAGCTTGACCTTGCCCGGGTACTGCGCGACGTCGCCCGCCGCGTAGACCCGGGGCCGGGCGGTGCGCATGGTGGTGTCCACCAGCACCGCCCGGTGGTCCAGCTCCAGGCCCCACGACTCGATCGGCCCGAGGTCGGCGGTGAAGCCGAGGGCCGCGACCACGGCCTGCGCGGGCAGCACCTTGCGGTCGCCGCCCTTGACCGCCACCTCGACCTCGGC
This genomic window from Saccharothrix sp. HUAS TT1 contains:
- a CDS encoding L,D-transpeptidase, whose translation is MRKMIGTTAIAAAALSFGLATPASASTGTPCTVQNGACLQLSTNQAWLIYNGNASYGPVPVSHGMPGYETPVGTFPVLRKVKDDWSVPYNAPMPNSVYFTADGIAFHQGDPNVQSHGCVHLGPQESSVFYDNLFPGEQVQVVP